The genomic stretch GGGACAAATTTTAGTATACCCGTAAAGACAAGGTTTGATTAATTTGCGATATCTTGAAAACTTGGATAACGAACAATCTCTAAAAGGAAAGATTTTTCTTAAAGTTCTAACTATGGTTTCTGCCGAACTCCCATAAGGAAAAGGACCGTAAACTACCTCCTTTTCCCGTATTTCATTTTTTCGGACGATGGAAATTCTATCTTTCGTAAGCTGAATATGTTTAAAAGACTTATCGTCTTTAAGTTCAATATTATATTTAGGCTTAAATTTTTTAATAAGCTCAGCTTCCAGAATTAAAGCCGACACTTCATTCTCCACCAAAATGTGGTCCACTTTTGCCGTATTTTTAATAAGCTGTAAAGTTTTTGTTCCTAAAAGATTTTCGTTCTTAAAATAACTACCCACCCTTTTGTTGAGGTTAATAGCCTTTCCTATGTACAATAGATTATCTTTTGAATCTTTAAATAAATATACTCCGGGAAGGGATGGTATACTTTTAAGTATGCTTAAAAAAATGTTTTTTGCTCTCATTTTAATCATTACCCTTTGCCTTGGACATAAAACAAGTTATGGCGCCGATTTTTCAATAGACCAAAATATTAATTTTACCTGTTCCGCCAATGAAATGTGCGCCGTTCTAAACAACATAAGTATAACAAACAATACCAATGAAATGCTCGTTTCGGAATATACCTTAAATACCGGACTCAAAGATATTAATAAAGTTAACACGCTAGATCAAAAGAAAAGAGCGCTTTTAACTAAAGTGGAACAGATAAACGGTCAAAGCGTTATTAAAATTAATTTTGAGAATCCCGTGTTAGGAAAAGGAAATATAATCAACCTTACCGTAATTTATGAAACTAGCGAGACTATTAAAAAAACCGGAAAAATTTGGGAAATCAGCATTCCCAAAATAAATAAAACCGAAGAAACACAAAACCTTAAAATAACCGTTTCCGTTCCAAACGATTTTGGACCTTTAATGTATGTAACTCCCCAACCTGCCAGCAAAAAAGAAACCGAAACTGATATAATTTACAGTTTTAATCCAGATACGGCAACCGATGGTGTGAATATAGCGTTTGGAGAATATCAATTATTTAATTTTGAAATCTATTACTATTTAAAAAACGATAATAAATTCTGGTCCCAAACCTTTGAAGTTCCTTTCCCGCCAAATGTGGAAGACATCCAGGAAGTTTTTATAACTAATCTTAATTTTAAGCCAAACTCCCTTAAAAAAGATCCCGAAGGAAATTATATCGCTTTATACGAACTTAACCCCGAACAAACCAAAAGAATAGAAATATACGGGCTTATTAAAGTTTTTAACAAAGAAATAAACCCTTCTCTAGGTGGAGGTTTTGAGGATATACCCAAACAACTAATTGAAAAATACACTAAACCCCAGAAATATTGGGAATCAAAAGATGAAACCATTTTAGAAATAGCAAAAAACTTAAAGGATATTAACAAAACGGTTTCCGAAAACGCAAAGCTAGCTTATTTGTACACCATAGAAAATCTAATATATTCCGCCGAAAAATCCAAAAGAAATTATTTGGAACGGCTCGGGGCTAAAAAATCTTTGCAAAACCCGCAAGATTCGGTTTGTATGGAGTTTACCGATGTAACTATAGCGCTATTGCGGGCTATGGGTATTCCCGCGCGAGAAATTAATGGATACGCCCATAGCGAAGATTTATCTAAAAGA from Patescibacteria group bacterium encodes the following:
- a CDS encoding GIY-YIG nuclease family protein — its product is MYIGKAINLNKRVGSYFKNENLLGTKTLQLIKNTAKVDHILVENEVSALILEAELIKKFKPKYNIELKDDKSFKHIQLTKDRISIVRKNEIREKEVVYGPFPYGSSAETIVRTLRKIFPFRDCSLSKFSRYRKLIKPCLYGYTKICPAPCIGKEGERINIENIKKVKEVLFRNMPKLIRALEKEMK
- a CDS encoding transglutaminase family protein, which gives rise to MYNRLSFESLNKYTPGRDGILLSMLKKMFFALILIITLCLGHKTSYGADFSIDQNINFTCSANEMCAVLNNISITNNTNEMLVSEYTLNTGLKDINKVNTLDQKKRALLTKVEQINGQSVIKINFENPVLGKGNIINLTVIYETSETIKKTGKIWEISIPKINKTEETQNLKITVSVPNDFGPLMYVTPQPASKKETETDIIYSFNPDTATDGVNIAFGEYQLFNFEIYYYLKNDNKFWSQTFEVPFPPNVEDIQEVFITNLNFKPNSLKKDPEGNYIALYELNPEQTKRIEIYGLIKVFNKEINPSLGGGFEDIPKQLIEKYTKPQKYWESKDETILEIAKNLKDINKTVSENAKLAYLYTIENLIYSAEKSKRNYLERLGAKKSLQNPQDSVCMEFTDVTIALLRAMGIPAREINGYAHSEDLSKRPLSVFYDNNKDLLHSWVEFFDPKFGWVEIDPTWGQTSGLDFFSKVGVNHIIFVRKEDPNYPLPPGVYKDAGSNKKSVVITFGNDTLLTENIESIDDLVDKKHKLNLPITGLIILLSAPALYMIYLVLKGILGDPRK